In the genome of Numida meleagris isolate 19003 breed g44 Domestic line unplaced genomic scaffold, NumMel1.0 unplaced_Scaffold1989, whole genome shotgun sequence, the window GGCCTGGGGCATGGTGGGGCCTGGCTGACCCTGGGCCCTGGGCCTGGCTGACCCTGGGGCCTGGGGCCTGGGGCCTGGGGCCTGGTGGGGCCTAGTGGGGCCTAGCTGATCCTGGgcctggggctggtggggcCTAGCTGATCCTGGGCCCTGGGCCTGGCTGACCCTGGGGCCTGGGGCCTGGGGCCTGGTGGGGCCTAGCTGACCCTGGgcctggggctggtggggcCTAGCTGACCCTGGgcctggggctggtggggcCTAGCTGATCCTGGGCCCGGGGCCTGGTGGGGCCTAGCTGATCCTGGGCCCGGGGCCTGGCTGACCCTGGGGGCTGGGGCCTGGTGGgcctggggctggtggggccgggccgggcccagGGCTCGGTTCTCCTGTCACTGCCTCGCTGTAACGCCGTCCCCGTCTCTCCGCAGGCCGCCATGACCAAGCTGGCGCAGTGGCTGTGCGGCCTGGCCCTGCTGGGCTCCGCCTGGGCCGCGCTGGCTCTGTCCCCGGCCGGCCTGCAGCTCCCGGTGCCGTACCGGCAGGCCCTGCTGCCGCTGCCCGTCTACCTGCTGGTGGCCTTCGGCTGCTACTCCTTGGCCACCGTGGGCTTCCGCTTGGCCACCTTCAACGACTGCGAGGAGGCGGCGGccgagctgcaggagcacatc includes:
- the DPM3 gene encoding dolichol-phosphate mannosyltransferase subunit 3, which gives rise to MTKLAQWLCGLALLGSAWAALALSPAGLQLPVPYRQALLPLPVYLLVAFGCYSLATVGFRLATFNDCEEAAAELQEHIAMARADLRQRGLRFDPQ